Proteins encoded together in one Planctomyces sp. SH-PL14 window:
- a CDS encoding DUF418 domain-containing protein, whose translation MDAPTPDPAAAPDAPSPAPAPASRLIGLDVARAVAILGMIVVHFCLVAAADQTTPPWMAAILRALDGRASAVFILLAGIGVTLMTRGAVHRQDIARRNELQVVLIRRGIALLVLGLLNLTIWSGDILRIYGVSLIVVSCLFDRSSRALLIWAAAFALAFIGLFAAFDFSQNWDWETMTYQRLWTPSGQLRNLFYDGFRSVFPWTGLLIFGMWLGRLDLTRQDICRRLLLLGAATAAAAEGLSWSLLRWLAPTAGQSRSDVPELAAPSLPADEARALFGTDSMPALPLFLLAAGGTAVSVIALGCLATNRWPGRGWKPLVATGQMALTWYMAHILLGLGGLVAFNQVGAHSLPAAAALGVAFFAIAVLVSTLWNRIARRGPLEIALRRLSEPE comes from the coding sequence ATGGACGCACCGACACCCGACCCTGCCGCCGCGCCCGACGCACCATCCCCGGCCCCCGCACCGGCGTCGCGGCTGATCGGCCTCGACGTCGCCCGAGCCGTGGCGATCCTCGGGATGATCGTCGTCCACTTCTGTCTCGTCGCCGCCGCCGACCAGACGACGCCCCCCTGGATGGCCGCCATCCTGCGAGCCCTCGACGGCCGGGCGAGCGCGGTGTTCATCCTGCTGGCCGGAATCGGCGTCACGCTCATGACCCGCGGGGCGGTCCATCGCCAGGACATCGCGCGGCGGAATGAGCTGCAGGTCGTGCTGATCCGACGGGGCATCGCGCTGCTCGTCCTGGGACTGCTCAATCTGACGATCTGGTCGGGCGACATCCTCCGGATCTACGGCGTCTCGCTGATCGTAGTCTCGTGCCTCTTCGATCGGTCCAGTCGAGCGCTTCTCATATGGGCCGCGGCGTTCGCGCTCGCCTTCATCGGTCTCTTCGCCGCCTTCGACTTCAGCCAGAACTGGGACTGGGAGACGATGACGTACCAGCGACTCTGGACCCCCTCCGGCCAACTCCGCAACCTGTTCTACGACGGCTTCCGCAGCGTCTTCCCCTGGACCGGCCTGCTGATCTTCGGAATGTGGCTCGGCCGGCTCGACTTGACGCGGCAGGACATCTGCCGCCGACTCCTCCTCCTCGGCGCCGCAACCGCCGCCGCGGCCGAGGGCCTCTCGTGGAGCCTCCTGCGATGGCTCGCTCCTACGGCGGGCCAGTCTCGTTCCGACGTTCCCGAACTCGCCGCCCCATCCCTTCCCGCGGACGAAGCCCGGGCCCTCTTCGGCACCGACTCCATGCCCGCCCTCCCGCTGTTCCTGCTGGCCGCGGGCGGGACCGCGGTCTCGGTCATCGCCCTCGGTTGCCTCGCCACGAACCGCTGGCCGGGACGGGGCTGGAAGCCGCTCGTCGCCACCGGCCAGATGGCGCTCACGTGGTACATGGCCCACATCCTGCTCGGCCTCGGGGGCCTAGTCGCCTTCAATCAGGTCGGAGCCCACTCTCTGCCCGCCGCCGCGGCGCTCGGAGTCGCGTTCTTCGCAATCGCGGTGCTCGTCTCCACCCTCTGGAACCGGATCGCCCGCCGCGGCCCCCTCGAAATCGCCCTGCGCCGGCTGTCCGAGCCCGAATGA
- a CDS encoding PAS domain S-box protein, with protein MEHFAAPSPLRDVEEHFSQLVASVQDYALFLLDEQGRIRTWNAGAERFKGYTRDEILGRHFSCFYPPELVASGWPDFELQQARALGRFEDEAWRLRKDGSRFWANVVITALYDENKNVRGFLKITRDLTERKAAEEALRLSEQRFRLLVERVKDYAIFMLDPEGRVVSWNEGAQRIKGYAATEIIGQHFSRFYSSEDLARGKPEWELAEAIARGSIEDEGWRVRKDGSLFWANVVITAIYGADNVLVGFAKVTRDLTEKRKTEALEVADRQKNEFLAMLAHELRNPLAPISNGLQLLKFAGLDRPTLEATSEMMERQLLHLIRLVDDLLDVSRIVTGKMRCQPEVVDLADVIERAVEETQPAVDAGGHELRLSLPGRRIFVAADVVRLSQVVGNLIGNAAKYSDQPSQIMLTVERDRETAVIRIQDHGIGIAAELLPRIFDIFTQADNSEARTRGGLGIGLSVVKKLVEMHGGTVTARSPGLGQGSEFTIRLPMVSEAGEAIRPAQKPAKRTGQPRRILVADDNVDSARTATALLSAWGHEVRTVFNGTEVLETARHFAPEIVLLDIGLPGMSGYEVVRRLRETPQGEGMVLVAVTGYGQESDRQRAFDAGFNFHLTKPADPEKLQSILVGGVV; from the coding sequence ATGGAGCATTTTGCGGCACCATCGCCTCTTCGCGATGTCGAAGAGCACTTCAGCCAGCTCGTGGCGAGCGTCCAGGACTACGCGCTTTTCCTGCTGGATGAACAGGGGCGCATCCGAACCTGGAACGCGGGAGCCGAGCGGTTCAAGGGCTACACCCGGGACGAGATCCTCGGACGACACTTCTCCTGCTTCTACCCCCCCGAACTGGTCGCCAGCGGATGGCCGGACTTCGAACTGCAGCAGGCCCGGGCCCTCGGCCGGTTCGAAGACGAAGCCTGGCGTCTTCGCAAAGACGGCAGCCGCTTCTGGGCCAACGTCGTCATCACGGCCCTCTACGATGAGAACAAGAACGTCCGCGGCTTCCTCAAGATCACCCGCGACCTGACCGAGCGCAAGGCGGCCGAGGAGGCGCTGCGGCTGAGCGAGCAGCGGTTCCGCCTGCTGGTCGAGCGCGTGAAGGACTACGCGATCTTCATGTTGGATCCGGAGGGACGGGTCGTCAGCTGGAACGAAGGGGCGCAACGGATCAAAGGCTACGCCGCCACCGAGATCATCGGACAGCATTTCTCCCGCTTCTACTCGTCGGAGGACCTGGCCCGCGGCAAGCCCGAGTGGGAACTGGCCGAGGCGATCGCGAGAGGGAGCATCGAGGACGAAGGCTGGCGGGTCCGCAAGGACGGCTCCCTGTTCTGGGCGAACGTCGTCATCACGGCGATCTACGGCGCCGACAACGTGCTCGTCGGCTTCGCCAAGGTGACCCGCGACCTGACGGAGAAGAGGAAGACCGAGGCCCTCGAAGTGGCGGACCGCCAGAAGAACGAGTTCCTGGCGATGCTGGCCCACGAGTTGCGGAACCCCCTGGCCCCGATCAGCAACGGCCTGCAGCTCCTCAAGTTCGCGGGGCTCGACCGGCCCACCCTCGAGGCGACGTCCGAGATGATGGAGCGTCAGCTCCTGCACCTCATCCGGCTGGTCGACGACCTGCTGGACGTCTCGCGGATCGTGACCGGCAAGATGCGGTGCCAGCCGGAAGTCGTCGACCTGGCGGATGTCATCGAGCGGGCCGTCGAAGAGACGCAGCCAGCGGTCGACGCCGGCGGGCATGAGCTGCGGCTCTCGCTTCCGGGGCGGCGGATCTTTGTGGCGGCCGATGTGGTCCGCCTGTCGCAGGTGGTCGGCAATCTCATCGGCAACGCCGCCAAGTATAGCGACCAGCCAAGCCAGATCATGCTGACCGTCGAGCGCGATCGCGAAACGGCGGTGATCCGTATCCAGGACCACGGGATCGGGATCGCGGCGGAACTCCTTCCGCGGATCTTCGACATCTTCACACAGGCGGACAATTCGGAGGCCCGGACGCGGGGCGGACTCGGCATCGGGCTGAGCGTGGTGAAGAAGCTGGTGGAGATGCATGGCGGGACCGTGACCGCCCGGAGCCCGGGCCTGGGGCAGGGGAGCGAGTTCACGATCCGGCTGCCGATGGTGTCGGAAGCGGGGGAGGCCATCCGCCCCGCGCAGAAGCCGGCCAAGCGGACGGGCCAGCCGCGGCGGATTCTTGTTGCGGACGACAATGTCGACTCCGCCCGCACCGCCACGGCGCTGCTGAGCGCCTGGGGGCACGAGGTGCGGACGGTCTTCAACGGGACGGAGGTCCTGGAGACGGCGCGGCACTTTGCTCCCGAGATCGTTCTGCTCGACATCGGGCTGCCGGGGATGAGCGGTTACGAGGTGGTCCGGCGGCTTCGCGAGACCCCCCAGGGGGAGGGGATGGTGCTGGTGGCGGTGACCGGGTACGGGCAGGAGTCGGACCGGCAGCGGGCCTTCGACGCCGGGTTCAACTTCCACCTGACGAAGCCGGCGGATCCGGAGAAGCTGCAGTCGATTCTGGTGGGTGGAGTGGTCTGA
- a CDS encoding serine/threonine-protein kinase — protein sequence MLGNSSSSERASPSPFDSDVAQLYAETALEGEPERAPLALQLAASDDHLPHLTGEIRDLLLTRLKEVALLVTVGWSFVLLLILSGFDGLLNATQLGWSTVGVIAIAVAIFTGCRITMGLRNGYSLVVLRSFEAVYLWGAVACATWLRIAAVRASLATQPLDRYQVLYASAFSNLIWMAVLVIYGIFAPNTWRRLLTITGILVGIVLATELAVWHDALFAAPGLFLSSMIITAMTLFLGGGVAVYGSFKLSAAHQEAARIRKQLRDLGRYRLVRQLGTGAMGEVYLAEHVLLRRPCAVKVIRPDRADGEKLVARFTREVQATAALTHPNTVEIYDYGRAKDGTFYYAMEYLPGLNLDELVEKYGPLPPARVVYLLRQVCGALHEAHQAGLIHRDIKPANILVCSRGGVHDIVKLLDFGLVRAVQANPGEGKLTQDGAIAGTPEYMSPEQAQGQLQLDGRSDIYSVGVVAYFLLTGRPPFERPNVLQMLFAHVHDAVPPLQNGAVPGELERIVMRCLAKGREERFQGVREVEGALAGLRQAGEWDAEAAAEWWGKEEGVRRRAEGGR from the coding sequence ATGCTGGGGAACTCTTCCTCGTCCGAACGGGCGTCGCCCTCCCCCTTCGACTCGGACGTCGCGCAGCTCTACGCCGAAACCGCTCTGGAAGGCGAGCCGGAACGCGCTCCCCTCGCGCTCCAGCTCGCCGCCTCGGACGACCATCTCCCCCACCTCACCGGCGAGATCCGCGACCTCCTCCTCACCCGCCTCAAAGAGGTTGCCCTCCTCGTCACCGTCGGGTGGAGCTTCGTTCTCCTCCTGATCCTGTCCGGGTTCGACGGTCTCCTGAATGCCACCCAGCTCGGCTGGAGCACCGTCGGTGTCATCGCCATCGCGGTCGCCATCTTCACCGGCTGCCGCATCACGATGGGGCTTCGCAACGGTTACTCGCTCGTCGTTCTGCGGTCCTTCGAGGCGGTCTATCTGTGGGGGGCCGTCGCCTGTGCAACCTGGCTTCGGATCGCCGCGGTCCGCGCCTCCCTCGCGACGCAGCCGCTCGACCGTTATCAGGTCCTCTACGCCAGCGCGTTCTCCAACCTGATCTGGATGGCGGTTCTGGTGATCTACGGGATCTTCGCCCCCAACACCTGGCGGCGGCTGCTGACGATCACCGGGATTCTCGTCGGGATCGTCCTGGCAACGGAGCTCGCCGTGTGGCACGACGCCCTCTTCGCGGCCCCGGGGCTGTTCCTCTCGAGCATGATCATCACGGCGATGACGCTCTTCCTGGGGGGCGGGGTGGCGGTTTACGGTTCATTCAAGCTCAGCGCGGCCCATCAGGAGGCGGCCCGCATCCGCAAGCAGCTTCGGGATCTGGGGCGGTACCGGCTGGTCCGGCAGCTCGGGACGGGGGCGATGGGGGAGGTTTATCTCGCCGAGCACGTGCTGCTGCGGCGGCCGTGTGCAGTGAAGGTGATTCGGCCGGACCGGGCGGATGGCGAGAAGCTGGTGGCTCGATTCACCCGCGAGGTGCAGGCGACGGCAGCGCTGACGCATCCCAACACCGTCGAGATCTATGACTACGGGCGGGCGAAGGATGGGACGTTCTATTATGCGATGGAGTATCTGCCGGGGCTGAACCTGGACGAGCTGGTGGAGAAGTACGGGCCGCTGCCTCCCGCGCGAGTGGTGTATCTGTTGCGGCAGGTTTGTGGGGCGCTCCATGAGGCGCACCAGGCGGGGCTGATCCATCGGGACATCAAGCCAGCCAACATCCTGGTCTGCAGTCGGGGTGGGGTTCACGACATCGTGAAGCTTCTCGACTTCGGGCTGGTGCGGGCGGTGCAGGCGAATCCCGGTGAAGGGAAGCTGACGCAGGACGGGGCGATTGCGGGGACGCCGGAGTACATGTCGCCGGAGCAGGCTCAGGGGCAGTTGCAGCTGGATGGGCGGAGCGACATTTATAGCGTGGGGGTGGTGGCGTATTTTCTGCTGACGGGTCGGCCGCCGTTTGAGCGGCCGAATGTGTTGCAGATGCTGTTTGCGCACGTGCATGACGCGGTGCCGCCGCTGCAGAACGGCGCGGTGCCGGGTGAGCTGGAGCGGATTGTGATGCGGTGTCTGGCGAAGGGGCGGGAGGAGCGGTTTCAGGGGGTGCGGGAGGTGGAGGGGGCGTTGGCGGGGTTGCGGCAGGCGGGGGAGTGGGATGCGGAGGCGGCCGCGGAGTGGTGGGGGAAGGAGGAGGGGGTGAGGCGGAGGGCTGAAGGCGGAAGGTAG
- a CDS encoding class I SAM-dependent methyltransferase, protein MTSVLAKLPPTIFPPLSSHEELIAALQDCTGEPRQTVMNKLLAEHECGGVHVKREAEEFGLTPYEWSDRLIEFYRTTKSFLYESAVWNRSPLKQTIRAWIGGFLQREKRLDARILLYGDGMGFDSTYCALLGGRVTYFEPSEECAAFARKVFEQNGVTVTHIPDLKGLKDGEFDVVVCLDVLEHVPSPPDMIQSFSRWLAPGGFLITHSPYFYLEPYHPTHLASNRRYAGDDAMFKTAGLYPYDGRLFWDPIVLKKGTGPDPGRRTGQIAIGKPLLQSGRYIWPVHSQAARIMSASDSRWARELRAMGAS, encoded by the coding sequence ATGACCTCGGTTCTCGCAAAGCTCCCCCCGACGATCTTCCCACCCCTCTCCTCGCACGAGGAGCTGATCGCCGCCCTCCAGGACTGCACCGGCGAGCCGCGGCAGACCGTAATGAACAAGCTCCTGGCCGAGCACGAGTGCGGCGGCGTCCACGTCAAACGCGAGGCCGAGGAGTTCGGACTGACCCCCTACGAGTGGTCCGACCGCCTGATCGAGTTCTACCGCACCACCAAGTCGTTCCTGTACGAGTCCGCCGTCTGGAACCGCAGCCCCCTCAAGCAGACGATCCGGGCCTGGATCGGCGGGTTCCTCCAGCGGGAGAAACGCCTCGACGCCCGCATCCTCCTCTACGGCGACGGGATGGGCTTCGACAGCACCTACTGCGCCCTGCTTGGCGGACGGGTCACCTACTTCGAGCCCTCCGAGGAGTGCGCCGCCTTCGCCCGCAAGGTGTTCGAGCAGAACGGCGTCACCGTCACCCACATTCCCGACCTCAAGGGGCTCAAGGACGGAGAGTTCGACGTCGTGGTCTGCCTGGACGTCCTGGAGCACGTCCCCTCGCCGCCGGACATGATCCAGTCCTTCTCCCGCTGGCTGGCCCCGGGCGGGTTCCTGATCACGCACTCCCCGTACTTCTACCTCGAGCCCTACCACCCGACGCACCTCGCCTCGAACCGCCGCTACGCCGGCGACGACGCGATGTTCAAGACGGCGGGGCTTTATCCGTACGACGGCCGGCTGTTCTGGGACCCGATCGTCCTCAAGAAGGGGACCGGTCCGGACCCCGGGCGGCGGACGGGACAGATCGCCATCGGCAAGCCGCTGCTGCAGTCGGGGCGGTACATCTGGCCGGTGCACAGTCAGGCGGCGCGGATCATGTCCGCGAGCGATTCCCGCTGGGCGCGGGAACTGCGGGCGATGGGGGCTTCCTGA
- a CDS encoding adenylate/guanylate cyclase domain-containing protein has product MAKTDSPLPLSIQGVEAVQRIEKTLPLGVVTRIGRMPSSGWAIPWDRSISREHADLTWNGERLLLQLTANAQNPALYRGQPERTLNLAAGDWFQIGQTIFQLGMPGGRPGGEAAGESTTTSIRLGDSRGYSMTDLRKVQFQNAARQLELLSDLPDAIRNSNTDVDLCHMLSQILLKAIPHADAVTVAGYDMAHLSDEYENIKKFPDPLVMQTETRDHFEGRFLPSRRMIWLALREEQSVMHIDTGKQQDDRFTMSEGLGWSFCCPVRGEATRGWCMYVSGQGHTSGSLVISEDDLAPDLRFTEVVAQFMGSIRQVRLLQQQKTQLSTFFSPKVVESLADPRRAAQLLMPAEREISVLFCDVRGFSYRSEQLQGRLPYLLTCVTEALGVMASGILGADGTIADFQGDAALGFWGWPVQLKDGPLPACRAALAIYKRFASGTSEVGGLLEGFSVGIGVAHGRALAGQIGTHSQAKVGVFGPVVNQGARLEGLTKFFEVPICIDETTTAFVREGLPPEEGRLRVLARLRPKGMKIPITVSALLPPQAEMPHVTANLLQRSEVAVQAVIDGRWDAARAILKAFPEDDAPSRKLMEMMAGHGNEPPADWDGAFTMGTK; this is encoded by the coding sequence ATGGCGAAGACCGATAGTCCACTCCCCCTGAGCATTCAGGGAGTCGAAGCGGTGCAGCGGATCGAAAAAACGCTGCCGCTCGGGGTCGTCACGCGTATCGGCCGGATGCCTTCCTCCGGGTGGGCCATTCCCTGGGACCGGTCGATCTCCCGCGAGCACGCCGACCTGACGTGGAACGGCGAGCGGCTCCTGCTGCAGCTCACGGCCAACGCGCAGAACCCGGCCCTCTACCGCGGTCAGCCCGAGCGGACCCTGAACCTGGCGGCCGGGGACTGGTTCCAGATCGGCCAGACGATCTTCCAGCTCGGGATGCCGGGCGGTCGGCCGGGGGGCGAAGCCGCCGGGGAGTCGACGACCACGTCGATCCGGCTCGGCGATTCCCGCGGCTATTCGATGACGGACCTTCGCAAGGTCCAGTTCCAGAACGCCGCCCGCCAGCTCGAGCTGTTGAGCGACCTGCCGGATGCGATCCGGAACTCGAATACCGACGTCGACCTCTGTCACATGCTTTCGCAGATCCTGCTGAAGGCGATCCCGCATGCCGACGCCGTGACGGTCGCGGGCTATGACATGGCGCACCTGTCCGACGAGTACGAGAACATCAAGAAGTTCCCGGACCCGCTCGTCATGCAGACCGAGACGCGGGACCACTTCGAAGGGCGGTTCCTGCCCAGCCGCCGCATGATCTGGCTCGCTCTGCGGGAAGAGCAGAGCGTGATGCACATCGACACCGGCAAGCAGCAGGACGACCGGTTCACGATGAGCGAAGGGCTGGGGTGGTCCTTCTGCTGCCCGGTCCGCGGGGAGGCGACGCGGGGCTGGTGCATGTATGTCTCGGGGCAGGGGCATACGTCGGGGTCGCTCGTGATCTCGGAGGATGACCTGGCTCCGGACCTGCGGTTCACCGAAGTGGTGGCGCAGTTCATGGGTTCGATCCGGCAGGTCCGGTTGCTGCAGCAGCAGAAGACGCAGCTCAGCACGTTCTTCTCACCCAAGGTCGTCGAGAGCTTGGCGGATCCGCGGCGGGCGGCTCAGTTGCTGATGCCGGCGGAGCGGGAGATCTCGGTTCTGTTCTGCGATGTGCGGGGGTTCTCCTATCGCTCGGAGCAGTTGCAGGGGCGGTTGCCGTACCTGCTGACCTGCGTGACCGAGGCGCTGGGGGTGATGGCGTCCGGGATCCTGGGGGCGGACGGGACGATTGCCGACTTCCAGGGGGACGCGGCGCTGGGGTTCTGGGGGTGGCCGGTGCAGCTCAAGGACGGGCCGTTGCCGGCTTGTCGTGCGGCGCTGGCGATTTACAAGCGGTTTGCGTCGGGGACGAGTGAAGTCGGTGGTTTGCTGGAGGGATTTTCGGTGGGGATCGGCGTGGCGCATGGGCGGGCGCTGGCGGGGCAGATCGGGACGCATTCGCAGGCGAAGGTGGGTGTGTTTGGTCCGGTGGTGAATCAGGGGGCGCGGCTGGAGGGGCTGACGAAGTTTTTCGAGGTGCCGATCTGTATTGATGAGACGACGACCGCGTTTGTGCGGGAGGGGTTGCCGCCGGAGGAGGGTCGGTTGCGAGTGTTGGCGCGGCTGCGTCCGAAGGGGATGAAGATCCCGATTACCGTGTCCGCGCTGTTGCCGCCGCAGGCGGAGATGCCGCATGTGACGGCGAATCTGTTGCAGCGGAGCGAGGTGGCGGTTCAGGCGGTGATTGATGGGCGGTGGGATGCGGCGCGGGCGATTTTGAAGGCGTTTCCGGAGGACGATGCACCGTCGCGGAAGTTGATGGAGATGATGGCGGGTCATGGGAACGAGCCGCCGGCGGATTGGGATGGTGCGTTCACGATGGGGACGAAGTGA